Proteins from one Blattabacterium sp. (Blattella germanica) str. Bge genomic window:
- the glpK gene encoding glycerol kinase GlpK, with protein sequence MFMKKYVLSLDQGTTSSRAIIFDRIGNIISVAQREFTQIYPYPGWVEHNAEEIWSTQASVALEAILKANLEGENIVSIGITNQRETTVIWDKKTGEPIFNAIVWQDRRTSKYCDQIKKEGLTEMIRKKTGLIIDPYFSATKIKWILENVPEARKKANSGSLAFGTIDSWLIWNLTGKEIHVTDVTNASRTMLFNIHTLSWDPELIDLFDIPITMLPEVKSSSEIFGYTTGHILSHKIPISGIAGDQQASLFGQMCTKIGMVKNTYGTGCFMLMNVGDTPVFSQNNLITTVAWKIKNKVQYALEGSVFIAGAVVQWLRDGLGLLLSSNEAETLASSVENTEGLYMVPAFSGLGAPYWDQKARGTIVGITRGTSSAHFVRAALESIAFQNMDVLKAMEADSGISIKELRVDGGATVNKLLMQFQSDILNVKVVKSKISELTAAGAAYLAGLAVNYWTSLEDIQKKWQLEQVFEPKGMSSRLERIQGWKRAIETTRSWSGQ encoded by the coding sequence ATGTTTATGAAAAAATATGTGCTATCATTAGATCAGGGAACTACTAGTTCTAGAGCTATTATTTTTGATAGAATTGGAAATATTATTTCCGTAGCTCAAAGAGAATTTACACAAATTTATCCTTATCCGGGATGGGTGGAACATAATGCAGAAGAGATATGGTCTACGCAGGCCTCAGTTGCTTTGGAAGCAATTTTAAAAGCAAATTTAGAAGGGGAAAATATTGTTTCAATAGGTATCACCAATCAAAGAGAAACTACTGTGATATGGGATAAAAAAACAGGAGAACCTATTTTTAATGCCATCGTTTGGCAAGATAGACGGACATCCAAATATTGTGATCAAATTAAAAAAGAAGGGTTAACTGAAATGATTAGAAAAAAAACAGGTCTAATTATAGATCCTTATTTTTCTGCCACAAAAATTAAATGGATATTAGAAAATGTACCGGAAGCTAGAAAAAAAGCTAATTCTGGATCCTTGGCGTTTGGAACTATAGATTCATGGTTAATATGGAATTTAACCGGAAAAGAAATTCATGTCACAGATGTGACCAATGCTTCTCGTACCATGCTTTTTAATATTCACACACTCAGTTGGGATCCAGAGTTGATTGATTTATTTGATATTCCAATAACAATGCTTCCAGAAGTTAAATCATCTAGTGAAATTTTTGGTTATACAACAGGACATATTCTCTCTCATAAAATTCCCATATCAGGGATTGCTGGTGATCAACAAGCATCTCTTTTCGGTCAAATGTGTACTAAAATTGGAATGGTAAAAAATACTTATGGAACAGGTTGTTTTATGTTAATGAATGTAGGAGATACTCCTGTTTTTTCTCAAAATAATTTAATAACCACTGTTGCTTGGAAAATTAAAAATAAAGTTCAATATGCATTGGAGGGAAGTGTTTTCATTGCTGGAGCTGTAGTGCAGTGGCTGAGAGATGGATTGGGTCTTCTTTTATCTTCAAATGAAGCAGAAACTTTAGCTTCTTCAGTAGAAAATACAGAAGGTTTATATATGGTTCCAGCTTTTTCCGGATTAGGAGCTCCTTATTGGGATCAGAAAGCCAGAGGAACTATTGTAGGGATCACAAGAGGTACCTCTTCCGCACATTTTGTTAGGGCGGCGTTAGAAAGTATTGCTTTTCAAAATATGGATGTTCTGAAAGCTATGGAAGCAGATTCTGGAATTTCGATAAAAGAACTTCGTGTAGATGGAGGGGCTACGGTAAATAAATTGTTAATGCAATTTCAATCCGATATCTTAAATGTAAAAGTAGTGAAATCCAAAATTTCTGAGCTTACAGCAGCTGGAGCGGCTTATTTAGCTGGATTAGCTGTAAATTATTGGACAAGTCTTGAAGATATTCAAAAAAAATGGCAACTAGAACAAGTTTTTGAACCAAAAGGAATGTCTAGTCGTTTGGAAAGAATCCAAGGGTGGAAAAGAGCGATTGAGACAACTCGTTCATGGTCTGGTCAATAA
- the ruvX gene encoding Holliday junction resolvase RuvX: MAKILGMDYGKVITGLSITDDEQIFAFGLDSVPTEKLMSFLESFLYHEKIDKIVIGLPKKLNNQKETLIETDIQRFINHFRVRFPKILIERLDERFTSKMAFNAMIELGLKKKRRKKVILNQISATIILQSYLARKENKN, translated from the coding sequence ATGGCAAAAATATTGGGAATGGATTATGGAAAAGTAATAACAGGTTTATCTATAACAGATGATGAACAAATATTTGCATTTGGATTAGATTCTGTTCCTACTGAAAAATTAATGAGTTTTTTAGAATCGTTTTTATATCATGAAAAAATAGATAAAATTGTTATAGGTTTACCAAAAAAATTAAATAATCAAAAAGAAACATTAATTGAAACAGATATTCAAAGATTTATAAATCACTTCCGTGTAAGATTTCCTAAAATTCTTATAGAAAGATTAGACGAACGTTTTACTTCTAAAATGGCTTTTAATGCTATGATAGAATTAGGTTTAAAAAAAAAAAGAAGAAAAAAAGTAATTTTAAATCAAATTAGCGCTACTATCATTTTACAGTCTTATCTCGCAAGAAAAGAAAACAAAAATTAA
- a CDS encoding HD domain-containing protein, translated as MNLSSAIQKKIFHIVSFSAQKIKQDSYVVGGYVRDFLLGKIKSKDVDILTIGEGIKLAQEVSKNMKPHPKIKIFRRFGTAMLKCENQKIEFVGSRKESYHFYSRKPFIRLGSLQDDQNRRDFTINALAISLNRDNYGELIDPFGGLSDLKKKILRTPLNSDITYSDDPLRMMRAIRFATQLQFTIEEYSFKSIQKNKNRINIVSTERIIEEFNKILLSEKPSIGLLLLYKSGLLSIILPELTLLKGIEKKNGCKHKDNFYHTLQVVDNISQVKTNSLWLRWAALLHDIGKAYTKNFTKIGWSFHAHEFVGSKMVPNIFQRLKLPKGGPMKYVKKMIQYSYKPIALIGNQISDSAIRRLLFDLGKDLEDLMKLCIADITTNNIEKRKQYQKNIYILMERIQKLEEKDRIQNWKSPISGNDIMKTFQIDPCKEIGIIKNFIKDSILEGKISNDFHSAYLFMLKKGEELGLKKK; from the coding sequence ATGAATTTGTCATCTGCTATTCAGAAAAAAATATTTCATATTGTCAGTTTTTCTGCTCAAAAAATAAAACAAGATAGTTATGTAGTGGGAGGTTATGTTAGAGATTTTTTGCTAGGAAAAATAAAATCAAAAGATGTAGATATTTTGACTATAGGAGAGGGAATTAAATTAGCTCAAGAAGTTTCTAAAAATATGAAACCTCATCCTAAGATAAAAATATTTAGACGTTTTGGAACTGCTATGTTAAAATGTGAGAATCAGAAGATAGAATTTGTTGGATCAAGAAAAGAATCATATCATTTTTATAGTCGAAAACCCTTTATAAGGTTAGGATCATTACAAGATGATCAAAATAGAAGAGATTTTACAATCAACGCTTTAGCTATTAGTTTAAACCGTGATAATTATGGAGAATTGATAGATCCATTTGGAGGTTTGTCCGATTTGAAAAAAAAAATATTAAGAACTCCATTAAATTCAGATATTACTTATTCTGACGATCCATTGCGTATGATGCGAGCCATTCGATTTGCTACTCAACTTCAATTTACGATTGAAGAATATTCATTTAAATCAATTCAAAAAAATAAAAATAGAATAAATATTGTTTCCACAGAAAGGATTATAGAAGAATTCAATAAGATTTTATTATCTGAAAAACCTTCTATAGGATTATTGTTATTATATAAATCTGGATTATTATCAATTATATTACCGGAATTAACTTTATTAAAAGGGATAGAAAAAAAAAACGGATGTAAACACAAAGATAATTTTTATCATACTTTGCAAGTAGTAGATAATATCAGTCAAGTAAAAACCAATTCACTTTGGTTAAGATGGGCCGCCTTACTTCACGATATAGGAAAAGCCTATACCAAAAATTTTACCAAAATTGGTTGGTCTTTTCATGCTCACGAATTTGTAGGATCAAAAATGGTTCCAAATATATTTCAACGTTTAAAACTTCCAAAAGGAGGTCCTATGAAATATGTTAAAAAGATGATTCAATATAGTTATAAACCTATAGCATTGATAGGGAATCAAATCAGTGATTCTGCTATCCGTAGATTATTGTTTGATCTAGGTAAAGATCTAGAAGATTTAATGAAATTGTGTATCGCTGATATTACTACTAATAATATAGAAAAAAGGAAACAATATCAAAAAAATATTTATATTCTAATGGAAAGAATTCAAAAATTAGAAGAAAAAGACAGAATCCAAAATTGGAAATCTCCTATATCAGGAAATGATATTATGAAGACATTTCAAATTGATCCATGCAAAGAAATAGGAATCATAAAAAATTTTATTAAAGATTCTATTTTGGAAGGAAAAATATCTAATGATTTTCATTCTGCTTATCTTTTTATGTTAAAAAAAGGGGAAGAATTAGGATTGAAAAAAAAATAA
- the thrS gene encoding threonine--tRNA ligase, with protein sequence MDKEKSVPLKEDPNTIDHRKIGKKLKFFIFSDKVGSGLPLWLPRGTILRNNLEEFLTDIQKKSGYEMVVTPHIGHKKLYIQSGHWRKYGKDNFKPIQTPREEEEFLLKPMNCPHHCEVYRSQEWSYRDLPKRFAEFGTVYRYEQSGELHGLTRVRSFTQDDAHIFCTYDQVLEEFKKVINLVFYVFRCLGFSEYTVRISLRDTSKIDNYIGSEKNWEKAEKAILNAVKEEKIKASINYGEAAFYGPKLDFLIKDSLGRSWQLGTIQVDYNLPERFDLYYKGKNNEKCRPVMIHRAPFGSLERMIAIVIEHTKGNLPLWLAPNQGVILPISDKYIVYAKKILNLMLNYNIRVFVDSRNEKINKKIRDSEEKKIPYMIILGEKEEKNEMISLRRHGLGHIGTFSISKGIETIFNETNLNLKTKKLL encoded by the coding sequence ATGGATAAAGAGAAATCAGTCCCTTTAAAAGAAGATCCGAATACTATAGATCATAGAAAAATAGGGAAAAAACTAAAGTTTTTTATTTTTTCTGACAAGGTAGGAAGTGGATTACCTTTGTGGTTACCTAGAGGTACGATTTTGAGAAATAATTTAGAAGAATTTTTAACTGATATTCAAAAAAAGTCTGGCTATGAAATGGTGGTGACTCCACATATTGGACATAAAAAATTGTATATCCAGAGTGGACATTGGAGAAAATATGGAAAAGATAATTTTAAACCTATTCAGACTCCTCGTGAGGAAGAAGAATTTTTATTGAAGCCTATGAATTGTCCTCATCATTGTGAAGTTTATCGTTCTCAAGAATGGTCTTATAGAGATCTTCCTAAACGTTTTGCAGAGTTTGGAACAGTCTATCGTTATGAACAAAGTGGAGAACTTCATGGGTTGACTAGAGTTAGATCTTTTACTCAAGATGATGCACATATTTTTTGTACTTATGATCAAGTATTGGAAGAGTTTAAAAAAGTTATCAATTTAGTTTTTTATGTATTTCGTTGTTTAGGTTTTTCTGAATATACAGTTAGAATATCTCTAAGAGATACGAGTAAAATAGATAATTATATTGGATCAGAAAAAAATTGGGAAAAAGCAGAAAAAGCTATATTGAATGCCGTCAAAGAAGAAAAAATAAAAGCATCTATAAATTATGGAGAAGCCGCTTTTTATGGACCCAAACTGGATTTTCTTATCAAAGATTCCTTAGGAAGAAGTTGGCAACTGGGAACAATTCAAGTAGATTATAATTTGCCTGAAAGGTTTGATTTATATTATAAAGGAAAAAATAATGAAAAATGTCGTCCCGTCATGATACATAGAGCGCCTTTTGGTTCACTGGAACGAATGATAGCCATTGTGATAGAACACACAAAAGGGAATCTACCATTATGGTTGGCTCCAAATCAAGGAGTCATACTTCCTATAAGTGATAAATATATAGTTTATGCAAAAAAAATTTTAAATTTGATGCTGAATTATAACATCCGTGTGTTTGTTGATAGCAGAAATGAGAAAATTAATAAAAAAATTAGAGATTCTGAAGAAAAAAAAATTCCTTACATGATTATTTTGGGAGAAAAAGAAGAGAAAAATGAAATGATTTCATTACGACGTCATGGTTTAGGACATATAGGAACGTTTTCTATTTCTAAGGGGATAGAAACTATTTTTAATGAAACAAATTTAAATTTAAAAACTAAAAAGTTATTATAA
- a CDS encoding thioredoxin family protein, producing the protein MVRTYSSSEMKIQIKDFNLLEVSSGKKKFLKDFFSDKATVIMFICNHCPYVKHINAELVRLSNDFIPKGISFLAINSNDANKYPEDSPENMKKIHHQLGYPFPYFFDETQDVAKYYGAKCTPEFFIFSGKGNLCYHGQLDDSRPGHKIPVTGSDVRNVLQNILTGININPTYKLSYGCNIKWKT; encoded by the coding sequence ATGGTACGAACTTACTCTTCTAGTGAAATGAAAATTCAAATAAAAGATTTTAACTTATTAGAAGTTTCTTCAGGAAAAAAGAAATTCCTGAAAGATTTTTTTTCGGATAAAGCAACTGTAATTATGTTTATTTGTAATCACTGTCCGTATGTGAAACATATTAATGCAGAATTGGTGCGTTTGTCTAACGATTTTATTCCGAAAGGAATTTCATTTTTAGCTATCAATTCTAATGATGCAAACAAATATCCAGAAGACTCTCCCGAAAATATGAAAAAAATACATCATCAGTTAGGTTATCCTTTTCCTTATTTTTTCGATGAAACACAAGATGTAGCAAAATATTATGGAGCAAAATGTACTCCTGAATTTTTTATATTTTCTGGAAAAGGAAATTTATGTTATCATGGTCAACTAGATGATTCTAGACCTGGTCATAAAATACCAGTAACAGGTAGTGATGTGAGAAATGTATTACAAAATATTTTGACAGGAATAAATATAAATCCAACTTATAAATTAAGTTACGGGTGTAATATCAAATGGAAAACATAA
- a CDS encoding 2,3,4,5-tetrahydropyridine-2,6-dicarboxylate N-succinyltransferase yields the protein MKVNKLKLEIEKAWEQKNSWGTDENIKNIVIQVIEHLENGFIRVSDLLNGKWVVNEWVKRAIIMYFSVREMNVIELGPLEFYDKIPIKNKFQEKKVRVVPHAIARYGSYISPGVILMPSYVNIGAYIGEGSMIDTWATVGSCAQIGSRVHISGGVGIGGVLEPLQAHPVIIEDDVFIGSRCVLVEGVLIEKGAVLGANVVLTASTRILDITNEQPIEIKGVVPRYSVVIPGSYPKKFPSGTYYVPCAMIIGKRKESTNKKTSLNEALRTHNLVI from the coding sequence ATGAAAGTGAACAAACTCAAATTAGAGATAGAAAAAGCTTGGGAACAAAAAAATTCGTGGGGCACTGACGAAAATATCAAGAATATAGTTATTCAAGTTATTGAGCATTTAGAAAATGGATTTATCAGAGTCTCTGATTTATTAAATGGAAAATGGGTAGTCAATGAATGGGTAAAAAGAGCAATCATAATGTATTTCTCTGTTAGAGAAATGAATGTTATAGAATTAGGACCATTAGAATTTTATGATAAAATTCCTATCAAGAATAAGTTTCAAGAAAAGAAGGTACGCGTCGTCCCTCATGCTATAGCACGTTATGGTTCATATATATCACCAGGAGTGATTCTTATGCCTTCTTACGTAAATATAGGCGCATATATAGGAGAAGGATCCATGATAGATACATGGGCTACAGTGGGAAGTTGCGCTCAAATAGGGAGTCGTGTTCATATAAGCGGAGGAGTTGGAATAGGAGGGGTGTTAGAACCTTTACAAGCTCATCCTGTTATTATTGAGGACGATGTTTTTATTGGATCTAGATGTGTTTTGGTAGAAGGAGTTCTGATAGAAAAAGGGGCTGTTTTAGGAGCAAATGTTGTTTTAACGGCTTCTACTAGAATTTTAGATATAACTAATGAACAACCTATTGAAATTAAAGGAGTTGTACCTAGATATTCTGTGGTGATTCCTGGATCTTATCCGAAAAAATTTCCTTCAGGAACATATTATGTTCCATGTGCTATGATTATAGGAAAAAGAAAAGAGAGTACGAATAAAAAAACATCTTTAAATGAAGCATTAAGAACTCATAATTTAGTAATTTAG
- the rpmI gene encoding 50S ribosomal protein L35, producing MTKLKTKSGSKKRFKKNGEWIYKKKHAFKNHLLTKKSKRRKRNLSRFTLLNRSDQQNIKKQI from the coding sequence ATGACAAAACTAAAAACAAAATCAGGATCAAAAAAAAGATTTAAAAAAAACGGCGAATGGATATATAAAAAAAAACATGCATTTAAAAATCATCTTTTAACGAAAAAATCGAAAAGAAGAAAACGGAATCTTTCTAGATTTACTCTATTGAATAGATCGGATCAACAGAATATAAAAAAACAAATATAA
- a CDS encoding DHH family phosphoesterase translates to MLFPSIDGKNQKKIVLLPHDNPDGDALGSSLALLFYLRKLKHDVDLISPTEYSESFQWLPGTENILVFSEKTQSLVKKKIANSDYVFFIDFNNLSRIKNLRNFFFYSKAKKILIDHHPFPFPFDFMFSDPTVAATSILVFRFISEMNSLDKIDKKIATCLYVGLMTDTGFFRFPSVTSETHFIAGKLIEKGIDIDDIHNHLQEKYNENKLKLLSQALRKLKIIKKYRTAYTSINASDINLYSYKQGDTEGIITYGLGIKNIVFSVFFFEEKEKSPIKISFRSKGNFDVNMFARKHFRGGGHKNAAGGILEKSLSESIEYFLNIIPNYHKNLMFSI, encoded by the coding sequence ATGTTGTTTCCTAGTATTGATGGAAAAAATCAAAAAAAAATCGTTTTATTACCACATGATAATCCAGATGGAGATGCTTTAGGATCTTCTTTAGCTCTTTTATTTTATTTAAGAAAACTGAAACATGATGTAGATTTAATATCTCCAACAGAATATTCCGAATCTTTTCAATGGCTTCCAGGTACAGAGAATATTCTTGTTTTCTCAGAAAAAACTCAATCTTTAGTGAAAAAAAAAATTGCAAATTCTGATTATGTTTTTTTTATAGATTTTAATAATTTATCAAGAATAAAAAACTTAAGAAATTTTTTTTTCTATTCAAAAGCAAAAAAGATACTAATAGATCATCATCCTTTTCCATTTCCTTTCGACTTTATGTTTTCTGATCCAACAGTTGCAGCTACCAGTATTTTGGTTTTTAGATTTATATCTGAAATGAATTCTTTAGATAAAATAGATAAAAAAATAGCTACCTGTTTATACGTTGGATTAATGACTGACACAGGTTTTTTTCGTTTTCCTTCCGTCACTTCAGAAACTCATTTTATTGCCGGAAAATTAATAGAAAAAGGAATTGACATAGACGACATCCATAATCATTTGCAAGAAAAATACAATGAAAATAAATTAAAATTATTATCTCAAGCTTTGAGAAAACTAAAAATAATCAAAAAATATCGTACGGCTTATACAAGTATAAATGCTTCGGATATCAATTTGTATTCTTACAAACAAGGAGATACTGAAGGAATTATTACCTATGGATTAGGTATAAAAAATATTGTTTTTTCTGTTTTTTTCTTTGAAGAAAAAGAAAAATCTCCAATTAAGATTTCTTTTCGTTCTAAAGGAAATTTTGATGTTAACATGTTTGCCAGAAAGCATTTTAGAGGTGGAGGACATAAAAATGCAGCAGGAGGAATATTAGAAAAAAGTTTATCTGAATCCATTGAGTATTTTTTAAATATTATTCCTAATTATCATAAAAATCTTATGTTTTCCATTTGA
- the infC gene encoding translation initiation factor IF-3 — MPQKKEEHRMNENIDSKRVRLVGDSSVVENGIYSIQEALQFARERELDLVEINPKLDPPVCKILDYKKFLYEQKKRKKQFKAKQIKVNTKEIRFGPQIGDHDGKVKIKSAEKFLMRGDKVKVFVFFKGRSIVYKDQGKIKLLKFAEEIEEYGKVEQMPVMEGKRMYMILAPKKF, encoded by the coding sequence TTGCCACAAAAAAAAGAAGAACATCGTATGAATGAAAATATTGATTCGAAAAGAGTTCGTTTGGTCGGTGATTCTTCTGTAGTTGAAAATGGGATTTACTCTATACAAGAAGCTCTACAATTTGCTAGAGAAAGAGAACTAGATTTGGTTGAAATTAATCCAAAATTGGATCCTCCTGTATGTAAAATACTGGATTATAAGAAATTTTTATATGAACAAAAAAAAAGAAAAAAACAATTTAAAGCAAAACAAATTAAAGTCAATACTAAAGAAATACGATTTGGTCCACAAATCGGTGATCATGATGGAAAAGTTAAGATAAAAAGTGCAGAGAAATTTTTAATGCGTGGAGATAAAGTCAAAGTATTTGTTTTTTTTAAAGGTCGTTCCATAGTATACAAAGATCAGGGAAAAATTAAATTGTTAAAATTTGCAGAAGAAATTGAGGAATATGGAAAAGTAGAACAAATGCCGGTCATGGAAGGAAAAAGAATGTATATGATTTTAGCTCCAAAAAAATTTTAA
- a CDS encoding MIP/aquaporin family protein has protein sequence MTKICAEIIGTMILVFLGNGVVANVILSKTKGNSRNGEWLTITIGWALAVFMGVLVSAPYSGAHLNPCVTISFAIVGKFNWDMVPFYIFSQLIGAMLGSLFVWFLYKDHFVETKKEQDKLSVFVTIPSIKNFFFNFLSEVLATFIFIFISLYLTVEGTLFFQENQYPIGLGSLGALLPALVVLGIVLSLGGNTGAAINPARDLGPRIIYSILPIPGKGKSNWDYALVPVLGPILGSVIAATLYLFLSS, from the coding sequence ATGACAAAAATATGTGCAGAAATCATAGGAACAATGATTTTGGTCTTTTTAGGAAATGGTGTGGTAGCAAATGTTATTTTGTCAAAAACTAAAGGAAACAGTAGAAATGGAGAATGGCTGACTATTACTATAGGATGGGCTTTGGCTGTTTTTATGGGAGTCTTAGTTTCTGCTCCTTATAGTGGAGCTCATTTAAACCCTTGTGTTACAATAAGTTTTGCGATAGTCGGAAAATTTAATTGGGATATGGTTCCGTTTTATATTTTTTCTCAATTAATTGGAGCGATGTTAGGGTCTTTATTCGTATGGTTTTTGTACAAAGATCATTTTGTTGAAACTAAAAAAGAACAAGATAAATTATCTGTTTTTGTTACGATCCCTTCTATAAAAAATTTCTTTTTTAATTTTTTAAGTGAAGTATTAGCTACTTTTATTTTTATATTTATTTCTTTGTATCTCACAGTTGAAGGGACCCTTTTTTTTCAAGAGAATCAGTATCCTATAGGGTTGGGATCATTAGGAGCATTACTTCCCGCTTTAGTGGTATTAGGAATTGTGTTATCCTTAGGAGGAAACACGGGAGCAGCTATTAATCCTGCTAGAGATTTAGGACCAAGAATTATATATTCTATTCTTCCAATTCCTGGGAAAGGAAAAAGTAATTGGGATTATGCTCTTGTACCTGTATTAGGGCCTATTTTGGGAAGTGTGATAGCTGCAACGTTATATTTATTTTTATCATCATAA
- the def gene encoding peptide deformylase has product MVLPIVIYGNPILRKKCLDIDLCSCKKEINQLIKDMFETIHQAKGIGLAAPQIGKNIRLFIVETPYLDGKYKEVFINAKILKIHGKEYKFNEGCLSIPGIMGYVKRKSNVLIEYYDHNWKKQKKTLTGICARVILHEYDHLDGKLFIDYFSSTRKKRIEKKLISLSERSSS; this is encoded by the coding sequence ATGGTATTACCTATAGTTATTTATGGAAATCCTATTTTAAGAAAAAAATGTTTAGACATAGATTTGTGTTCCTGCAAAAAAGAAATCAATCAATTAATAAAAGATATGTTTGAAACTATACATCAAGCAAAAGGAATTGGATTAGCAGCTCCCCAAATTGGAAAAAACATCCGACTATTTATAGTAGAAACTCCTTATTTGGATGGAAAATATAAAGAAGTTTTTATTAATGCTAAAATATTAAAAATTCATGGAAAAGAGTACAAATTTAATGAAGGATGTCTTAGCATTCCTGGAATAATGGGATACGTAAAAAGAAAATCTAATGTATTGATTGAATATTATGATCATAATTGGAAAAAACAAAAGAAAACCCTAACGGGGATATGTGCTAGAGTTATCCTGCATGAATATGATCATCTTGATGGAAAACTTTTTATAGATTACTTTTCTTCTACTAGAAAAAAAAGAATCGAAAAAAAATTAATTAGTTTATCAGAAAGAAGTTCTTCATGA
- the rplT gene encoding 50S ribosomal protein L20, translating into MPRSTNAVSSRRRRKKILRSAKGFYGSRSKVYTVAKNAVEKSFVYAFSGRKKKKRDFRSLWIQRINAGVRQYGMSYSEFMKKLSDNKIQINRKILSDLSMNEINNLKKLVDSISSSS; encoded by the coding sequence ATGCCAAGATCTACAAATGCAGTTTCCTCTAGACGAAGACGAAAAAAAATACTCAGATCAGCAAAAGGTTTTTATGGATCAAGGAGTAAAGTTTATACAGTCGCTAAAAATGCCGTAGAAAAGTCTTTTGTTTATGCTTTTTCAGGAAGAAAAAAAAAGAAAAGAGATTTCAGATCTCTTTGGATTCAACGTATCAATGCAGGAGTTCGTCAATATGGAATGTCTTACTCTGAATTTATGAAAAAGTTATCTGATAATAAAATTCAAATAAATAGGAAAATACTTTCAGATTTATCTATGAATGAGATCAATAATTTAAAAAAATTAGTAGATTCTATTTCTTCTTCTTCATGA
- a CDS encoding L-threonylcarbamoyladenylate synthase: MSFYEEIEKSVDILKKGKSLLYPTDTVWGLGCDAFNVEAINKICKIKNRSFSKSMILLVESMDRLHQLVGKITDFTRQIIVDNIAKKNKPITIVYDHVNQIASNLLSEDNTLAIRLTYDPFCVCLIQNLDRPIISTSANLSGFSSPKSFSEISPSILSQIDYAVNFRRKEIANHRCSSIIKIVSDQVKILRM; this comes from the coding sequence ATGTCTTTTTACGAAGAAATAGAAAAAAGTGTAGATATATTAAAAAAAGGAAAAAGTTTATTATATCCTACGGATACTGTGTGGGGGTTAGGATGTGATGCATTCAATGTGGAGGCTATAAATAAAATATGTAAAATCAAGAATAGAAGTTTTTCTAAATCAATGATTCTTTTGGTAGAAAGTATGGACCGTTTGCATCAGTTAGTAGGAAAGATTACTGATTTTACTAGACAAATAATTGTTGATAATATTGCAAAAAAAAATAAACCTATCACCATAGTGTACGATCATGTTAATCAAATAGCATCTAATTTGCTGAGTGAAGATAATACTTTAGCCATTCGTTTAACATATGATCCATTTTGCGTTTGTTTAATTCAAAATTTGGATAGGCCTATTATTTCTACTTCTGCTAATTTATCAGGATTTTCTTCTCCTAAATCTTTTTCTGAAATCAGTCCTTCTATTTTAAGTCAAATAGATTATGCCGTGAATTTTAGAAGAAAAGAAATAGCTAATCATAGGTGCTCTTCTATTATAAAAATTGTTTCGGATCAGGTAAAAATATTACGTATGTAG